A genomic segment from Thermococcus sp. encodes:
- a CDS encoding AIR synthase family protein yields the protein MLAPGKIPPEKLKEIVFNRLGTPDERVLVGADLGIDASAIDFGGRVLVASTDPITGAEERVGFYAVNVNANDVSTFGARPKWFLVSILLPENSDEKTLERIMDDLHASASKLGIAIVGGHTEVTPGLKRPIVVGTMLGEVEKSKLVTSNGAKPGDAIILTKWAGLEGTSIIASEKSGELEKAFGREFVKSAKSFIEVISVVEDALTAAEIGVHAMHDPTEGGVVNGLHEMADSAGLGFVIHSERIPLREETLRICKFFSLNPLALISSGALLIASPREKANEILRALAEKSINASVIGEFVGDPTRRAIVEGGSERLLKRPESDELWKVV from the coding sequence ATGCTGGCACCGGGCAAAATACCCCCTGAAAAGCTCAAAGAGATAGTCTTCAACCGCCTCGGCACCCCTGATGAGAGGGTTTTAGTCGGGGCCGACCTTGGAATTGACGCTTCTGCGATAGACTTCGGTGGAAGAGTTCTCGTTGCCTCAACGGACCCGATAACGGGAGCGGAAGAAAGGGTAGGCTTCTACGCCGTCAACGTAAACGCGAACGACGTTTCCACCTTCGGCGCGAGACCAAAGTGGTTTCTCGTGAGCATCCTCCTTCCGGAGAACTCCGACGAGAAGACGCTCGAGCGGATAATGGACGACCTCCACGCGAGCGCCTCAAAGCTCGGGATTGCAATTGTTGGGGGCCATACCGAAGTCACACCGGGCCTGAAGAGGCCGATAGTCGTTGGAACGATGCTCGGTGAGGTGGAGAAGAGTAAGCTGGTAACCTCTAACGGTGCGAAGCCAGGTGATGCAATAATCCTGACGAAGTGGGCAGGCCTCGAGGGAACATCCATAATAGCGAGCGAAAAAAGTGGAGAGCTTGAGAAGGCCTTCGGAAGGGAGTTCGTGAAGAGTGCGAAGTCGTTCATAGAGGTGATAAGCGTCGTTGAGGATGCTCTAACGGCCGCCGAAATAGGCGTCCATGCGATGCACGACCCGACGGAGGGAGGAGTTGTCAACGGCCTCCACGAGATGGCTGATTCAGCCGGCCTTGGCTTCGTGATTCACAGTGAGAGGATACCGTTGAGGGAGGAGACGCTTAGAATATGCAAGTTCTTTAGCCTCAACCCCCTTGCGCTGATAAGCTCGGGAGCGCTCCTCATAGCTTCCCCCCGAGAGAAGGCGAACGAAATCCTAAGGGCGCTCGCTGAGAAGAGCATAAACGCCTCCGTAATAGGTGAGTTCGTTGGAGACCCTACGAGAAGGGCGATCGTTGAGGGCGGCTCGGAGAGGTTGCTTAAGAGGCCCGAAAGCGACGAGCTGTGGAAGGTGGTTTAA